One region of Ornithorhynchus anatinus isolate Pmale09 chromosome X5, mOrnAna1.pri.v4, whole genome shotgun sequence genomic DNA includes:
- the SSR2 gene encoding translocon-associated protein subunit beta, whose amino-acid sequence MKPLVLSALALLALLSGARGEEGGARLLASKSLLNRYAVEGKDLTLQYNIYNVGSSAALDVELTDDSFPPEDFGIVSGMLNVKWDRIAPASNVSHTVVLRPLQAGYFNFTSATVTYLSQEEGPVVVGFTSAPGQGGILAQRDFDRRFSPHFLDWTAFGVMTLPSIGIPLLLWFSSKRKYDTPKPKKN is encoded by the exons ATGAAGCCGCTGGTGTTGTCCGCTCTGGCCCTGCTGGCTCTCCTGTCCGGCGCCCGCGGTGAGGAGGGGGGCGCCCGGCTGCTGGCCTCCAAGTCGCTCCTGAACCGGTACGCGGTGGAGGGCAAAGACCTGACCCTGCAGTACAACATCTACAACGTCGGATCCAG CGCCGCCCTGGACGTGGAGTTGACCGACGACTCCTTCCCCCCCGAAGACTTCGGCATCGTCTCCGGGATGCTCAACGTCAAGTGGGACCGCATCGCCCC AGCCAGCAACGTCTCGCACACGGTGGTCTTGCGGCCGCTGCAGGCCGGCTACTTCAACTTCACCTCGGCCACCGTCACGTACCTGAGCCAGGAGGAGGGGCCCGTCGTG gTGGGCTTCACCAGCGCCCCCGGCCAGGGCGGGATCCTAGCGCAGCGGGACTTTGACCGGCGGTTTTCTCCACACTTT CTGGACTGGACGGCATTTGGGGTCATGACCCTGCCCTCCATCGGCATCCCCCTGCTGCTGTGGTTCTCCAGTAAGCGGAAGTACGACACTCCCAAGCCCAAGAAGAACTGA